In Candidatus Nanopelagicales bacterium, the sequence GAGTCCGCTCCCCCACCCCGGCGAAGACGGACACGCCACCGAAGTTCTCGGCGACACGGTAGATCATTTCCTGGATCAGCACCGTCTTGCCCACCCCGGCGCCACCGAACAGTCCGATCTTGCCGCCCTTGACATAGGGGGTGAGGAGGTCGACGACCTTGATGCCGGTCTCGAAGACTTCAGTCTTGGATTCCAACTGGTCGAACGGTGGCGGCTGCCTGTGGATCCCCCAACGTGTTGAGACGTCCAGCGACGATTCGGGCACGTCGAGCGGCTTGCCAAGGGTGTCCCACACATGCCCTTTCGTCACGTCACCGACAGGCACCGTAATGGAATCGCCTGTGTCTCTGACCTCCACGCCGCGGACGAGTCCGTCCGTGGGTTGCATGGAGATCGCGCGCACCATGTTGTCCCCGATGTGCTGCGCGACTTCAAGGGTCAAGGTATGCGACTCCTGCCCCTCCTCCTTGACGTCACCGGCGAACGTGATGTCAACGTGGAGGGCGTTGAACAGCTCGGGCATGGACTCCAGAGGGAACTCGACGTCCACCACTGGGCCGGTGACCCGGGCGACGCGTCCTACGCCACCGGACTTGGATTCGGGTGTCTGCTCAGCTACCGCGGTCATGGCGAGCTCCTCAGCTTCCTGCGTTGGCGGAAGCCAGCGCGTCGGCTCCGCCGACTATCTCGCTGATCTCCTGGGTTATCTCGGACTGGCGGGCCTGGTTGGCCAGCCGCGTGAAGGTCTTGATGAGTTCCTCGGCGTTATCTGTCGCCGACTTACACGCCCTGCGCCGAGCGGCGTGCTCGGATGCCGCAGACATGAGCAGCGCCGTGTACACAGCGCTCTCCACGTACTTCGGCAGCAGTTCGTCGAGCACTTCGTTGGCACCTGGCTCGAAGTCATACAGCGGGAACGTCGGGACGTTCTGCCCCGGCTCGTTGTCAGCCCGGCCCAAAGCCGCGGACGATATGTCGACTTCCTCTTCCACGACCTCCAGCGGCAGCAAGCGCCGGACCCGCGCGTTCTGACTAACCATGCTCGTGAAATGCGTGTAGATGATGTGGATTTCGTCGGCGCCGCCGTCCTCGGTGCGTGTCAGGAATCGGTCCAGCAGTGCGTGTGCGATCTCCTTGGCGTGCGCGAAATCCGGCTGATCAGTGAACCCGACCCACTCACCGCCAACCTCGCGTTCGCGGAACTTGAAGTACGACACGCCCTTGCGTCCAACGACATACGGGACGACTTCCTTGAAACCGCGTTCGTCCATGAGATGCCGGGTCAGCGCCTCGCCCTCCCGCAGGGCGTTCACTGAGTAGGCGCCGGCCAGCCCCCGGTCAGCCGTGATTACCAGGTAGATCGCCCGATACTCCAGCCGAGCCTTGGCCGTGAGTGGGTGCTTCTCCACTCCGGTGGCGTGACTGGCCGTGGCGGAGATCGCCGCGAACAGCTGCACAAGGTAGGGCACGGCGTTGGCCAGTCTGCGCTGAGCCCGGACGATCCGGGACGAGGCGATCATCTCCATCGCCTTGGTGATCTTCTTCGTGGACTGTACCGATCGGATCTTCCGCCGGTAGACACGCAGCTGAGCGCCCACGAGTCAGGCCTTCCGCACCTTGCGCGTGATCTGCGCCCTGTCGATGTCCTCCGGCGCGATCGCCTCCACATCCTCCTCGCGGCCGAGGATGGTCCCCTCGCACGTGCGGAACTGCAGCTTGAATTCCCTCACCGCCGCTACCAGACCCGCCTCTGTGTCGTCATCGAGGTTCCCACTGTCGCGGATCGCGGAC encodes:
- a CDS encoding F0F1 ATP synthase subunit gamma gives rise to the protein MGAQLRVYRRKIRSVQSTKKITKAMEMIASSRIVRAQRRLANAVPYLVQLFAAISATASHATGVEKHPLTAKARLEYRAIYLVITADRGLAGAYSVNALREGEALTRHLMDERGFKEVVPYVVGRKGVSYFKFREREVGGEWVGFTDQPDFAHAKEIAHALLDRFLTRTEDGGADEIHIIYTHFTSMVSQNARVRRLLPLEVVEEEVDISSAALGRADNEPGQNVPTFPLYDFEPGANEVLDELLPKYVESAVYTALLMSAASEHAARRRACKSATDNAEELIKTFTRLANQARQSEITQEISEIVGGADALASANAGS